One segment of Bacteroides caecimuris DNA contains the following:
- a CDS encoding ParB/RepB/Spo0J family partition protein yields MATQKRNALGRGLDALLSMDDVKTEGSSSINEIELAKITVNPNQPRREFDETALQELADSIAEIGIIQPITLRKLSDDEYQIIAGERRYRASQRAGLKTIPAYIRTADDENMMEMALIENIQREDLNAVEIALAYQHLLDQYELTQERLSERIGKKRTTIANYLRLLKLPAPIQMALQNKQLDMGHARALISLGDPKLQVKIFEEIQEHGYSVRKVEEIVKSLSEGEAVKSGTRKITPKRGKLPEEFNLLKQQLSGFFNTKVQLTCSEKGKGKISIPFGNEEELERIMEIFDTLKK; encoded by the coding sequence ATGGCAACACAAAAAAGAAATGCATTAGGACGTGGTCTCGACGCCTTGCTCTCAATGGATGATGTGAAAACCGAAGGGTCTTCTTCCATTAATGAAATAGAGCTGGCAAAGATTACTGTCAATCCCAACCAGCCCCGCCGTGAGTTTGACGAAACAGCATTACAGGAACTGGCTGATTCCATTGCGGAAATCGGTATCATCCAACCTATCACCTTACGCAAACTCTCGGACGATGAGTATCAGATCATCGCGGGAGAGCGTCGTTATCGTGCATCACAAAGAGCAGGATTGAAAACAATCCCTGCTTATATACGCACCGCCGACGACGAAAACATGATGGAAATGGCGCTGATTGAAAATATCCAGCGTGAAGACCTGAATGCCGTAGAAATCGCACTTGCCTACCAACATCTGCTCGATCAGTACGAACTGACACAGGAACGTCTTAGCGAACGTATCGGAAAGAAAAGAACGACGATTGCTAACTATCTGCGCTTGCTAAAATTGCCGGCTCCGATACAGATGGCCCTGCAAAACAAGCAGTTGGACATGGGACATGCCCGTGCACTGATTTCATTAGGTGACCCTAAACTACAAGTTAAAATATTCGAAGAAATACAAGAACACGGATATTCAGTCCGCAAAGTAGAAGAAATTGTTAAATCATTAAGTGAAGGAGAAGCTGTGAAAAGCGGCACACGGAAAATAACACCCAAACGTGGCAAACTTCCTGAAGAATTCAACTTATTGAAGCAACAACTCTCCGGTTTCTTCAACACCAAGGTACAACTCACCTGCTCTGAAAAGGGAAAAGGAAAGATCAGTATTCCTTTCGGTAACGAGGAGGAACTGGAACGTATCATGGAAATCTTCGATACGCTAAAGAAGTAA
- a CDS encoding ParA family protein: protein MGKIIALANQKGGVGKTTTTINLAASLATLEKKVLVIDADPQANASSGLGVDIKQSECTIYECIIDRANVQDAILDTEIDSLKVISSHINLVGAEIEMLNLPNREKILKEVLTPLKKEYDYILIDCSPSLGLITINALTAADSVIIPVQAEYFALEGISKLLNTIKIIKSKLNPALEIEGFLLTMYDSRLRQANQIYDEVKRHFQELVFNTVIQRNVKLSEAPSYGVPTILYDAESTGAKNHLALAKEIINRNK, encoded by the coding sequence ATGGGAAAAATTATTGCTTTGGCCAATCAAAAAGGCGGTGTAGGAAAGACAACGACTACGATTAATCTCGCAGCTTCACTTGCTACACTAGAGAAGAAGGTACTCGTGATAGATGCCGACCCGCAAGCTAATGCCTCTTCCGGTCTGGGAGTAGACATCAAGCAGTCGGAATGCACTATCTATGAATGTATTATTGATAGAGCCAATGTACAGGACGCTATCCTTGACACGGAGATTGATTCTTTGAAAGTAATCTCTTCGCACATCAATCTTGTAGGAGCAGAGATTGAAATGCTGAACCTCCCAAACCGAGAAAAGATACTAAAAGAAGTACTCACGCCTTTGAAGAAAGAATATGACTATATCCTGATAGACTGTTCGCCTTCATTAGGACTGATCACGATTAATGCCCTGACGGCAGCCGACTCCGTGATTATCCCCGTTCAAGCTGAATATTTCGCTCTTGAAGGTATCAGCAAATTATTGAATACCATCAAAATCATCAAGTCGAAACTGAATCCGGCTTTAGAAATCGAAGGTTTCTTACTGACAATGTATGACTCTCGTCTGCGTCAGGCTAATCAGATTTACGACGAAGTGAAACGTCATTTCCAGGAACTGGTATTCAACACCGTTATTCAACGAAATGTGAAATTGAGCGAGGCTCCCAGCTACGGTGTCCCGACCATCCTTTACGATGCGGAATCTACCGGTGCCAAAAATCACCTGGCCCTTGCTAAAGAAATTATCAACCGAAATAAATAA
- the surE gene encoding 5'/3'-nucleotidase SurE gives MEKEKPLILVSNDDGVMAKGIHELVKFLRPLGEIIVMAPDAPRSGSGCALTVTQPVHYQLVKKEVGLTVYKCSGTPTDCIKLARNTVLDRTPDLVVGGINHGDNSATNVHYSGTMGVVFEGCLNGIPSIGFSLCNHAPDADFEAAGPYIRSIAAMILEKGLPPLTCLNVNFPDTADIKGVKICEQAKGCWTNEWAACPRLNDPNYFWLTGEFTDHEPENEKNDHWALANGYVAITPTTVDVTAYHFMDELNKWFN, from the coding sequence ATGGAAAAAGAGAAGCCGTTGATACTTGTTTCGAATGACGATGGCGTGATGGCTAAAGGTATTCATGAACTAGTGAAATTTCTTCGCCCTTTGGGTGAGATTATAGTGATGGCACCTGATGCTCCGCGTTCCGGTAGTGGGTGTGCGCTGACGGTGACGCAGCCAGTTCATTACCAGTTGGTAAAGAAAGAAGTAGGCTTGACTGTTTATAAATGTTCGGGAACACCGACCGATTGCATCAAATTGGCACGAAACACAGTGCTCGACCGGACTCCGGATCTGGTAGTCGGTGGTATCAATCATGGAGATAACTCTGCCACTAACGTGCATTACTCCGGTACGATGGGAGTGGTGTTTGAGGGCTGTTTGAATGGAATTCCTTCTATTGGCTTCTCCTTGTGCAATCATGCACCCGATGCTGATTTTGAGGCTGCCGGTCCTTATATCCGCAGTATCGCTGCTATGATCTTAGAAAAAGGACTTCCTCCTTTAACTTGCCTGAATGTTAACTTCCCCGATACAGCCGATATAAAAGGAGTGAAAATCTGTGAACAGGCGAAAGGGTGTTGGACGAATGAATGGGCTGCCTGCCCTCGCCTGAATGATCCTAACTATTTCTGGCTGACCGGTGAATTTACCGATCATGAACCTGAAAACGAGAAGAACGACCATTGGGCTTTGGCAAATGGCTATGTTGCTATCACCCCGACTACGGTTGACGTGACAGCTTATCACTTTATGGACGAACTTAATAAATGGTTTAATTAA
- the lpxB gene encoding lipid-A-disaccharide synthase, with the protein MKYYLIVGEASGDLHASHLMAALKAEDPQADFRFFGGDLMAAVGGTMVKHYKELAYMGFIPVLLHLRTIFANMKRCKEDIVSWEPDVVILVDYPGFNLDIAKFVHAKTQIPVYYYISPKIWAWKEYRIKNIKRDVAELFSILPFEVEFFEGKHQYPIHYVGNPTVDEVAAYQAAHPKNKEYFIAENQLEDKPIIALLAGSRKQEIKDNLPDMLKAASAFPDFQLVLAGAPAIAPEYYKQYVGEAKVKIIFDQTYRLLQHADVALVTSGTATLETALFRVPQVVCYHTPIGKVISFLRRHILTVKFISLVNLIADREVVKELVADTMTVKNMQNELKNIIENESYRNEMLSGYEYVAERLGPAGAPRHAAREMLRLLKK; encoded by the coding sequence ATGAAGTATTATCTGATTGTCGGCGAAGCTTCCGGTGACTTGCACGCTTCTCATCTGATGGCTGCCTTAAAGGCAGAAGACCCGCAGGCTGATTTCCGTTTTTTCGGAGGTGACTTGATGGCGGCTGTCGGAGGAACGATGGTGAAGCATTATAAGGAGTTGGCGTACATGGGTTTTATCCCTGTATTACTCCATTTGCGCACTATCTTTGCAAATATGAAGCGTTGCAAAGAAGACATTGTTTCTTGGGAGCCGGACGTTGTTATTCTGGTAGATTATCCGGGGTTCAATCTTGATATTGCCAAGTTTGTCCATGCAAAGACACAGATACCGGTTTACTATTATATTTCTCCGAAGATATGGGCGTGGAAAGAATACCGCATCAAGAATATAAAACGAGATGTAGCTGAGCTTTTCTCCATCCTTCCTTTTGAAGTGGAATTCTTTGAAGGAAAGCATCAATACCCCATTCACTATGTAGGAAACCCTACCGTGGATGAGGTGGCGGCCTATCAGGCAGCTCATCCGAAAAATAAGGAGTACTTTATTGCAGAGAATCAATTGGAAGATAAGCCGATTATCGCTCTTCTTGCCGGTAGCCGGAAACAGGAAATCAAAGATAATTTGCCGGATATGTTGAAGGCTGCTTCCGCTTTTCCTGATTTTCAGCTTGTCTTGGCAGGGGCACCTGCCATTGCTCCCGAGTATTATAAACAATATGTAGGAGAAGCGAAAGTGAAAATCATTTTCGATCAGACTTATCGACTGTTGCAACATGCAGATGTAGCTTTAGTTACTTCGGGTACAGCTACGCTTGAAACGGCGTTGTTTCGTGTTCCTCAAGTGGTTTGTTATCACACACCGATCGGAAAAGTGATTTCTTTTTTGCGGCGTCATATCTTGACAGTGAAATTTATTTCATTGGTTAATTTGATTGCCGACCGTGAAGTGGTAAAGGAACTGGTAGCGGATACGATGACCGTGAAGAATATGCAGAACGAATTGAAAAATATCATTGAAAATGAATCATATAGAAATGAAATGCTTTCGGGATATGAATATGTAGCCGAACGGTTAGGACCTGCCGGTGCTCCCCGTCACGCAGCCCGTGAAATGCTGCGTTTGTTGAAAAAATAA
- a CDS encoding NigD-like protein, protein MKKIKWLLGILLLALVPMLQSCDDDGYSIGDFSWDWATVRATGGGGYYLEGDNWGVIDPVATSIPWFKPVDGERVVAFFNPLYDMEGGKGVQVKMEGIQELLTKPVEDMSTEEEAEEFGNDPILIYQGDMWLGGKFLNIIFRQELPRSEKHRISLVQNKMELGESGEPSEPGTFNMDKDGYIHLELRYNTYEDVTDYWGWGRVSYNLEKFFPTPKDSWVAPKGFKVTINSREHGEGRVIVLDLDHPVGVPEAAKDAHSTSSIR, encoded by the coding sequence ATGAAAAAAATTAAGTGGCTTTTAGGAATCTTATTATTGGCATTAGTGCCAATGTTACAATCATGTGATGATGATGGCTATTCTATTGGAGATTTCAGCTGGGACTGGGCGACTGTTCGTGCAACCGGTGGAGGAGGGTATTATTTGGAAGGTGATAATTGGGGTGTGATTGATCCGGTTGCTACTTCTATCCCTTGGTTTAAACCAGTGGACGGTGAACGTGTTGTGGCTTTTTTTAATCCTTTGTATGACATGGAAGGAGGAAAAGGAGTGCAGGTGAAGATGGAAGGGATACAGGAACTGTTGACAAAACCAGTGGAAGATATGTCGACAGAGGAAGAAGCGGAAGAATTCGGAAATGATCCTATTCTGATTTATCAGGGTGATATGTGGTTGGGAGGAAAGTTTCTGAACATAATTTTCCGCCAAGAGCTGCCTCGTTCGGAGAAGCATCGTATTAGTCTTGTGCAAAATAAGATGGAGCTGGGAGAGTCAGGTGAACCTTCAGAACCGGGAACATTCAATATGGATAAAGATGGTTACATACATTTGGAGCTGCGTTATAATACGTATGAGGATGTGACTGACTATTGGGGATGGGGACGAGTTTCTTATAATCTGGAAAAATTCTTCCCTACACCGAAAGATTCCTGGGTAGCACCCAAAGGTTTTAAGGTGACAATAAATTCAAGAGAACATGGAGAAGGAAGAGTGATTGTGCTTGATCTGGATCACCCGGTTGGTGTACCGGAAGCAGCGAAGGATGCTCATTCCACTTCTTCGATCCGATAA
- a CDS encoding phosphatidate cytidylyltransferase, with product MINNFIKRAITGALFVAILVGCILYDAFSFGILFTAISSLTIYEFGQLVNMRAEGVKINKTINMLGGAYLFLAVMGFCIDAADSKIFIPYVLLLLYMMISELYLKKENPVLNWAYSMLSQLYIGLPFALLNVLAFHNDPEYSSVSYNPILPLSIFIFLWLNDTGAYCIGSLIGKHRLFERISPKKSWEGFIGGGVVAIGVSFILAHYFPFMSIIEWAGLALVVVIFGTWGDLTESLLKRQLHVKDSGTILPGHGGMLDRFDSSLMAIPAAVVYLYALTWF from the coding sequence TTGATTAACAATTTCATAAAACGAGCTATTACAGGTGCACTCTTCGTTGCCATCTTGGTGGGGTGCATCCTTTACGACGCATTCAGCTTTGGAATTCTATTCACTGCTATCAGCTCACTGACCATTTATGAGTTTGGGCAGCTGGTGAATATGCGTGCAGAAGGAGTGAAAATAAACAAGACCATTAATATGCTCGGTGGAGCTTACTTGTTCCTTGCAGTCATGGGATTCTGCATTGATGCGGCCGATTCGAAAATATTCATCCCGTATGTGCTTTTATTGCTTTACATGATGATTAGCGAGTTGTATCTGAAAAAAGAAAACCCGGTACTTAACTGGGCCTATTCTATGCTTAGCCAACTTTATATCGGTCTGCCTTTTGCTTTGCTGAATGTATTGGCTTTTCATAACGATCCGGAATACAGCAGTGTAAGTTACAATCCTATCCTACCGCTATCCATCTTTATTTTCCTTTGGTTGAATGACACAGGAGCCTATTGCATCGGTTCATTAATCGGTAAGCACCGGTTGTTCGAACGCATTTCTCCCAAGAAATCATGGGAAGGTTTTATCGGCGGCGGAGTGGTAGCAATCGGAGTATCTTTTATACTCGCTCATTACTTCCCATTTATGTCAATAATTGAATGGGCAGGACTGGCACTGGTGGTTGTTATATTCGGTACATGGGGCGACTTGACGGAGTCGTTATTGAAACGCCAGTTGCACGTTAAAGATTCGGGAACTATTCTTCCGGGACACGGTGGAATGCTCGACCGTTTTGACAGCTCTCTGATGGCTATACCGGCAGCAGTCGTTTATCTATATGCATTAACATGGTTCTAA
- the rsfS gene encoding ribosome silencing factor, whose translation MNDTKVLIEKIKEGIQEKKGKKIVVADLTSIEDTICKYFVICQGNSPSQVNAIVDSIKEFTRKGADSKPSAIDGLRNAEWVAMDYSDVLVHVFLPETRDFYNLEHLWADAKLTLIPDLD comes from the coding sequence ATGAACGATACTAAAGTATTAATTGAAAAAATAAAAGAAGGAATTCAAGAGAAAAAAGGTAAAAAGATAGTCGTTGCCGATTTAACCAGCATAGAAGATACCATCTGTAAATATTTCGTTATCTGTCAGGGAAATTCTCCCAGTCAAGTGAATGCAATAGTAGATTCGATCAAGGAATTTACACGCAAAGGAGCGGACAGCAAACCATCGGCTATTGACGGACTACGGAATGCAGAATGGGTAGCTATGGACTATTCTGATGTATTAGTGCATGTTTTTTTGCCGGAAACAAGAGATTTTTACAACCTTGAGCATCTTTGGGCAGATGCCAAACTTACTCTAATCCCCGATTTAGACTAA
- a CDS encoding DUF349 domain-containing protein yields MMDAHDTNQPLNQGELEEEKKTVEVSEAITETPTEDVTAEIQPEAASKPATKEDVLNLLKELAQDAENANKQEIDNLKQSFYKLHNAELEAAKVQFTDNGGNMEDFVAEEDPTEQEFKRLMGIIKEKRSKQAAELERQKEENLQVKLSIIEELKELVESGDDANKSYTEFKKLQQQWNDTKLVPQGKVNELWKNYQLYVEKFYDLLKLNNEFREYDFKKNLEIKTHLCEAAEKLADEEDVVSAFHQLQKLHQEFRDTGPVAKELRDEIWNRFKVASTAVNRRHQQHFESLKEAEQHNLDQKTVICEIVEAIEYDELKTFSAWENKTQEVIALQNKWKTIGFAPQKMNVKIFERFRHACDDFFKKKGEFFKRLKEGMNENLDKKKALCEKAEALKDSTDWKATTDALTKLQKEWKTIGPVAKKHSDAIWKRFITACDYFFEQKNKATSSQRSVETENMEKKKALIEKLSAIDENMDIEEANDLVRDLMKEWNAIGHVPFKEKDKLYNQYHGIIDQLFDRFNIDASNKKLSNFRSNISNIQGSGTQSLYKEREKLVRTYENMKNELQTYENNLGFLTSTSKKGSSLLTELNRKVDKLKADLELALQKIKVIDESIKAEE; encoded by the coding sequence ATGATGGACGCTCATGACACTAATCAACCCTTGAACCAAGGGGAATTAGAAGAAGAAAAAAAAACAGTTGAGGTTTCTGAAGCTATTACAGAGACTCCGACTGAAGATGTTACTGCCGAAATTCAACCTGAAGCAGCCTCTAAGCCTGCCACTAAGGAAGATGTGCTAAACCTCCTCAAAGAGCTTGCTCAAGACGCTGAAAATGCGAACAAGCAGGAAATTGACAATCTGAAACAATCATTCTACAAGTTACATAATGCCGAGTTGGAAGCTGCTAAGGTACAGTTTACAGACAACGGTGGAAACATGGAAGATTTTGTTGCCGAAGAGGACCCCACAGAACAAGAATTCAAACGCCTGATGGGGATTATCAAGGAAAAACGCAGCAAACAGGCTGCCGAACTGGAACGCCAAAAGGAAGAAAACCTGCAAGTGAAACTTTCCATTATTGAAGAACTGAAAGAATTGGTGGAATCCGGAGATGACGCCAACAAATCTTATACAGAGTTCAAGAAGCTGCAACAGCAATGGAATGATACGAAACTGGTGCCGCAAGGTAAAGTGAATGAACTTTGGAAAAACTATCAATTATACGTAGAGAAGTTCTACGATTTATTGAAACTGAACAACGAATTCCGCGAATATGACTTCAAAAAGAATCTGGAAATCAAAACGCACCTCTGCGAAGCTGCCGAAAAGTTGGCTGACGAGGAAGATGTTGTTTCCGCTTTCCACCAACTTCAGAAGTTGCACCAGGAGTTCCGCGACACAGGTCCGGTAGCCAAAGAACTGCGTGATGAAATCTGGAACCGGTTCAAAGTAGCTTCTACCGCTGTCAACCGCCGCCATCAGCAACACTTCGAATCATTGAAAGAAGCCGAACAGCATAATTTAGATCAAAAAACCGTCATCTGCGAAATCGTAGAAGCGATTGAGTATGATGAACTGAAAACATTCTCTGCCTGGGAAAACAAAACCCAGGAAGTGATCGCCCTGCAAAACAAATGGAAAACCATCGGTTTTGCTCCCCAAAAGATGAATGTGAAGATCTTCGAGCGCTTCCGCCATGCCTGCGATGATTTCTTCAAGAAGAAAGGAGAATTCTTCAAGCGCCTGAAAGAAGGAATGAACGAGAATCTGGACAAGAAGAAAGCACTTTGCGAAAAAGCGGAAGCTTTGAAAGATAGTACAGACTGGAAAGCAACCACCGATGCACTGACCAAACTTCAAAAAGAATGGAAGACCATCGGACCGGTTGCCAAGAAACACTCGGATGCTATCTGGAAACGGTTCATCACAGCTTGCGACTACTTCTTCGAACAAAAGAACAAAGCTACTTCTTCACAACGCTCCGTAGAAACAGAGAATATGGAAAAGAAGAAAGCGTTGATTGAAAAGCTGTCTGCCATTGACGAAAACATGGATATCGAAGAAGCAAATGACTTGGTTCGGGATTTAATGAAAGAGTGGAACGCTATCGGTCATGTGCCGTTCAAAGAAAAAGATAAGTTGTACAACCAGTATCACGGAATCATCGATCAGCTATTCGACCGCTTCAACATCGATGCTTCCAACAAGAAGTTAAGCAACTTCCGCTCGAATATCAGCAATATCCAAGGAAGCGGCACACAATCGCTGTACAAAGAACGCGAAAAACTGGTACGTACTTATGAGAATATGAAGAATGAGCTTCAGACTTATGAGAACAATCTGGGCTTCCTGACCTCTACTTCTAAGAAAGGCAGCAGCTTGTTGACTGAATTGAACCGCAAGGTGGATAAGTTGAAAGCAGACCTGGAACTGGCATTACAAAAGATCAAAGTTATCGACGAATCAATAAAAGCAGAAGAATAA
- the mgtE gene encoding magnesium transporter yields MNEEYIDNVKHLIEQKDADKVKGLLIDLHPADIAELCNDLNPEEAKFVYRLLDNEIAADVLVEMDEDARKELLEMLPSETIAKRFVDYMDTDDAVDLMRELDEDKQEEILSHIEDIEQAGDIVDLLKYDENTAGGLMGTEMVLVNENWSMPECLKEMRQQAEELDEIYYVYVIDDDERLRGIFPLKKMITSPSVSKVKHVMQKDPISVHVDTPIDEVVQAIEKYDLVAIPVVDSIGRLVGQITVDDVMDEVREQSERDYQLASGLSQDVETDDNVLRQTTARLPWLLIGMIGGIGNSMILGNFDATFATHPEMALYIPLIGGTGGNVGTQSSAIVVQGLANSSLDAKNTFRQIAKESIVALINATIISLLVYTYNFIRFGATATVTYSVSISLFAVVMFASIFGTLVPMTLEKFKIDPAIATGPFISITNDIIGMMLYMGITVLLS; encoded by the coding sequence ATGAACGAGGAATACATTGACAACGTTAAACACCTTATTGAGCAAAAAGACGCCGACAAGGTAAAAGGTCTTCTCATCGACCTCCATCCGGCCGACATCGCCGAATTGTGTAATGACCTGAATCCGGAAGAAGCAAAATTCGTCTATCGCCTGCTAGATAACGAAATTGCCGCCGACGTGCTTGTCGAAATGGACGAAGACGCTCGTAAAGAGTTGCTCGAAATGCTTCCTTCGGAAACAATCGCCAAACGCTTCGTCGACTACATGGATACGGATGATGCCGTAGACCTGATGCGTGAGCTCGATGAAGACAAGCAAGAAGAGATCCTTTCGCACATCGAGGATATTGAACAGGCAGGAGACATCGTCGACCTGTTGAAATACGACGAAAATACCGCCGGTGGTTTGATGGGTACGGAAATGGTACTCGTCAACGAGAACTGGAGTATGCCCGAATGTCTGAAAGAAATGCGGCAACAGGCGGAAGAGCTGGACGAAATCTATTACGTATATGTCATCGACGACGACGAACGTCTGCGAGGTATCTTCCCGCTCAAAAAGATGATTACTTCCCCTTCTGTATCGAAAGTGAAACACGTGATGCAGAAAGATCCGATTTCGGTGCATGTAGATACTCCCATTGACGAAGTAGTACAGGCGATTGAGAAGTATGACTTGGTAGCTATCCCCGTCGTCGACAGTATCGGGCGACTTGTGGGACAAATCACCGTCGACGACGTCATGGATGAAGTTCGTGAACAGTCGGAACGTGACTATCAGTTGGCATCCGGTCTTTCGCAGGACGTGGAAACAGACGATAATGTATTGAGGCAGACCACTGCCCGTCTCCCCTGGTTATTAATCGGTATGATCGGCGGAATCGGCAACTCTATGATATTGGGCAATTTCGACGCCACCTTCGCCACTCATCCCGAAATGGCGCTATACATCCCGCTGATCGGCGGTACGGGAGGAAATGTCGGAACACAATCTTCAGCAATCGTTGTGCAGGGTTTGGCAAACAGCTCGCTGGATGCTAAAAATACATTCAGGCAAATAGCAAAAGAGTCCATAGTCGCTTTAATTAATGCCACTATTATCTCCTTATTAGTATATACCTACAACTTTATCCGGTTCGGCGCAACGGCTACGGTCACCTATTCCGTATCCATCAGCCTGTTTGCCGTGGTAATGTTCGCTTCTATTTTCGGAACACTGGTACCGATGACACTGGAGAAGTTCAAAATCGATCCAGCCATTGCAACAGGTCCGTTTATATCCATTACAAATGACATCATTGGAATGATGTTGTACATGGGAATAACCGTTTTATTGTCATAA
- the rsmA gene encoding 16S rRNA (adenine(1518)-N(6)/adenine(1519)-N(6))-dimethyltransferase RsmA gives MKLVKPKKFLGQHFLKDLKVAQDIADTVDTFPELPILEVGPGMGVLTQFLVKKDRLVKVVEVDYESVAYLREAYPSLEDHIIEDDFLKMNLHRLFDGNPFVLTGNYPYNISSQIFFKMLDNKDIIPCCTGMIQKEVAERIAAGPGSKTYGILSVLIQAWYKVEYLFTVSEHVFNPPPKVKSAVIRMTRNETKELGCDEKLFKQVVKTTFNQRRKTLRNSIKPILGKDCPLTEDILFNKRPEQLSVAEFIDLTNKVEEALKTAGNAQ, from the coding sequence ATGAAATTAGTAAAGCCTAAAAAGTTTCTCGGACAACACTTTCTGAAAGATCTGAAAGTTGCGCAAGATATTGCCGATACCGTCGACACCTTCCCCGAACTGCCTATTTTGGAGGTAGGACCGGGCATGGGAGTATTGACTCAATTTTTGGTAAAGAAAGACCGGTTGGTAAAGGTCGTAGAAGTTGACTATGAGTCGGTTGCTTATCTTCGTGAGGCCTATCCGTCATTGGAAGACCACATCATCGAGGATGACTTCTTGAAAATGAATCTTCACCGGTTGTTCGACGGGAATCCTTTCGTACTGACTGGTAATTACCCGTATAATATTTCCAGCCAAATCTTTTTCAAGATGCTGGACAATAAAGATATCATCCCCTGTTGCACGGGAATGATTCAAAAAGAGGTAGCCGAACGTATTGCAGCCGGACCGGGCAGCAAGACATACGGTATCCTTAGCGTATTGATACAGGCATGGTATAAAGTGGAATACTTGTTCACTGTCAGCGAACATGTGTTCAATCCGCCTCCCAAAGTGAAAAGCGCTGTTATCCGCATGACACGCAACGAAACCAAGGAGCTGGGATGCGACGAAAAACTATTCAAGCAAGTAGTGAAAACGACCTTCAACCAGCGACGGAAAACATTGCGCAACTCCATCAAACCTATTTTAGGCAAAGATTGTCCACTCACGGAGGACATATTATTCAATAAACGCCCGGAACAACTATCGGTAGCAGAATTTATTGATCTGACCAACAAAGTGGAAGAAGCGCTAAAGACAGCCGGCAACGCCCAATAA
- a CDS encoding lysylphosphatidylglycerol synthase transmembrane domain-containing protein: protein MKKLLKKALQLILPIVLGGFILFWVYRDFDFTKAGDVLLHGTNWWWMLFSLLFGVLAQVFRGWRWRQTLEPLDAFPKRSDCVNAIFISYAASLVVPRIGEVSRCGVLAKYDHVSFAKSLGTVVTERLVDTLTILLITGVTVLLQLPIFVTFLQQTGTKIPSLVHLLTSVWFYIILFCFIGVVILLYYLRKTLFFYERVKGFVLNIWEGIMSLKGVRNIPLFIFYTLAIWACYFLHFYFTFYSFAFTAHLGILAALVMFVGGTFAVIVPTPNGAGPWHFAIISMMMLYGVNVTDAGIFALIVHGIQTFLVVLLGVYGLAALPFTNRHRK, encoded by the coding sequence ATGAAGAAACTATTAAAAAAGGCGTTGCAACTGATATTACCGATTGTTTTAGGCGGCTTTATCTTATTCTGGGTATATCGCGACTTTGATTTTACAAAAGCGGGCGATGTATTATTACACGGTACCAATTGGTGGTGGATGCTCTTCTCGTTGTTGTTCGGAGTGCTTGCACAAGTCTTTCGTGGCTGGCGGTGGCGGCAGACGTTGGAGCCGCTGGACGCTTTTCCGAAGAGAAGCGATTGTGTGAATGCTATCTTCATTTCCTACGCTGCCAGTCTGGTGGTTCCCCGGATCGGGGAAGTGAGCCGTTGCGGGGTATTGGCTAAATATGATCATGTCTCGTTTGCCAAGTCGTTGGGAACAGTTGTTACGGAGCGGCTGGTCGATACGTTGACTATTCTCCTCATCACAGGCGTCACTGTATTGCTCCAATTACCGATATTCGTCACTTTCCTTCAGCAAACCGGGACGAAAATTCCTTCATTAGTCCATCTTTTGACTTCGGTGTGGTTTTATATCATCCTGTTTTGTTTTATTGGTGTGGTGATACTTCTTTATTATTTAAGAAAAACGTTGTTCTTCTACGAACGGGTGAAAGGATTTGTATTGAATATATGGGAAGGAATTATGTCTTTAAAAGGCGTGCGCAACATACCTCTCTTTATTTTTTATACACTGGCTATTTGGGCTTGTTACTTTCTCCATTTCTATTTTACATTCTACAGCTTTGCCTTTACGGCACATTTGGGTATCCTTGCGGCATTGGTCATGTTTGTTGGCGGCACGTTTGCCGTGATTGTGCCTACCCCTAACGGAGCGGGACCCTGGCATTTTGCCATCATTTCTATGATGATGCTTTATGGAGTAAACGTGACGGATGCCGGAATATTTGCCCTGATTGTACACGGTATTCAAACCTTTTTGGTTGTTTTATTGGGTGTGTACGGCTTGGCTGCTCTGCCGTTTACTAATAGACATAGGAAATGA